The region CGGCTCCCGGCGGGCTGATGTTGCCCGGCAGTGCCGCCGTGCAGTACGCGCATCGCAGCCATGCGGTTTGCTGGCGACTCTGGACGGGAGATGTTGCGTACGTGCGAGGTTCAGAAGGCCCTGGCGTGCAGCTCGGATGGGCTGCGTGCGCGGTTCAGATGGGCCAGAAGCGTCGTGCCGCCGGTCGCCCCTACCTACCCCAGCGTGAGCCCGGCGGCCTTCCTCCACCGCTGGGTCGTCGGGTCTGGTGCGGCCTACCCACCGTCGAGGAGCCCCCCGCCCATTCCTCCGCGCGAGCCCCATGATATCCGCAGCACCGAAGGGCGTCGGATCCCTGCACCAACCGCCTGGATCCACCCCACACCCCGCCGCCATGTCACGCCGTCGAGACTTCCCAGGTACACCGCGACGCCTCACCCAGAAACCGATGGACTGCAGGCCACCACCCATGAAGCCGCCACGGGAGCACTAGTGAGCTGCTCCACATTTAGTGATAGACAGAGGTTGGGGAATATGCTCCGCCGGGCATCCACCGACAAGATCCCATCGGTGAGTCTCCCGTTGACCCTCTTCTCTTGATGTGGGTGCAGCACCAGGTGAGCGCCCTTGCAGTTTGATGCAGCACCAGGTGAGCGTCCTGAGCTCGTTCTTGAAGCCCATGGAAgaggtgcagattcttgctgactgcTCGATTGACCTCCATCTTCTGTTACTAACCCTCTTACCAGCCAGGTACATTTTGTTTCTTGCTCAGCTGGCTCTCTTCTCACAGATTTTCTTTATGCTAGACACGCGCCAGAGTATATGGAGACCAAACGCTGATTTGGGACGTTCCAATCGCACTGTGTAGTTTACTGATCTCTTATTGCAATTCGATGTCTGAGTAATATATTTGTCCATTCACCCTAAAAAATACACTTTATGCTAGACAGTGGAACAGTAGTGAACATTGCAGTATATGAAAACAAAGGTAACAGGGGATAGAAACACAACTCCACTCGTATATGAAAACAAACAGGTGGAGCAGGGGCCTTCCCTATTGCTCTTGCTCAAAATGAACTCTGTCCGGCACTACACTTCTACACACAAATCCAACCATCTGCATCATCACCAATAAAAATCAAAATCAAGCTAGTTACACTTATATTTATTCATGACAGGTGGAAGAATATTTCAGTTATGTGTATGGTGCTGATGGCATGGGAATCAGCAAATTTGCACCAGAGTCCGAAGATGATTTGGGAGGTAACATGTCGATTATGCTATCCTGTCTAGTATTTCCAGTTACACATGTGAGCAGATTCAGTTTTTGTGTACTCGCAAGCTCATCAAGCTAATGTACACATATTTGGTGTGCATGCGGATCAGGGAAGATGGCGGGCAGGTCAAAAACGGCGCGCGTGTAGGTCAGAAACGCCTCCGTGTGGTTTGCTTGTGGATGCCTCATAACGTGCAGATTGGAGTTTTTTCCATGTTCTTCAGATTTTTGCTTTCATTGTGCCGGCCGGTTAGCTTGGTCCACGTTACAGCTCAGATATTTTTGTGCGTTCTATAAGCATCGGTGAAGTTCAGAGTTTTGGGGTGTTCAGTGTACTCCCAAATCACCCTTGTAGTTATTTTCTTGCTGTTCTTACTTTGTTCTTCCTGTGTGATGCAGTTCTCTTCTGTCGGTGCTATAGTGTGATGCTGGGAAGGTGCAAAAGACAGTGCAGTTAGGTGTGCGGTCTTGGGCATGGACGTGCAGCTCAACAACCACGGACATGCAGCTCGGACGCGTGCGTGCAGCGGTTCAGTGCTCGTGTACTTGCAGGCTTTGTTGTTTTTGCGTGTGGGTGCAGTTCATCATCGCGGCGTGCGGTGTGCAGCTGCAGTTTGTGTAGGTCCTCTACACCCTCGCGCTCGTGCAGGTCCGTCTTGTCGTCAATGACTACATCACTTCCCCTCATTTTTGAAGCCAAGGGACGCTCGGGCGCCATGCACAGAGAGGTAGTTGCCCCTCTTCTCCAACTCCAATGACTCCTCTGGGTCCTCTCCATCATGCCCGTCACGTAGCAGTGCACTCCAGTGAGCCCAATTTCTCCCCTCTTCTGCAAATGCAGTGCAATGTTGTTTTCTCTTGAGGTTCAGTGCACTAATTTGTGCAGGGAGGAAAACATGGCGTAGGAGAGCTGTAGGAGATGGTGGCTACACCAGAGGCCAGACACTACAATGGTCGTGCTGCGGTCCACATGCGCCTTGGCCGCTGGACATAAAATGCATATGTGTTCATCGCCTACGTGTAGTTCCCAAGCGACGCATCTGTAGTTTACTCAAGaaaaaaaatgcaaaggaaaagaaaacaaagaaGTTCATTTTGTTCTTTCTTTTGAGTTGGCGTTCATTTTCCCAGGCGAACGCTAAGATTCCAGTGCAGTGCACCTTGTGTGATTCCATTGCAGTGCACTTTCATGATTTTTTATTCCAAATGATCACATCTCGTTGTGTGCTCTTATCATTTTTTAAGAAAATGTTGTGTGCTCTATCAGCAGCCCGCAGCTCACGACACAGCGATTTGCAATTCTCCACCCTGTTGCATGTGGTTTACATCTTGCCAGACAGTTGAATATGACAAAAAAATGTCATGTCGTTTACTTCTATTTGTGTCGCGGTTCACTTTCCTCCCAATGTGTTTCGAAAGCAGCTATTTGCATGAGAACCTAAAAGTGTGCTTGGTCTTATGGACTCCTCTGTTGTACACTTGGTAAATACAAAACAAAAACATCTCAAAAAATAAGCTCACTTCTATATTAGATCTAGTTCGCTCGCGCAGTCCCTGCGGTCCACTCGCTTGGTCAACGTGTCTAAAAAATTAATAAGTATGAAAAAAAGACAAAAAGAACTCATGAGGTTCACTTTGGGTAGTGTTACGGTTCACTTACGGATGTGTTGTGGTCCACTCTCGTtcaaaaaaaagttgaaaaaagacaacaaaaacttgtgcgagaaagtttatgtccgacaaaaagaaatcatgaagttcacttgactgccTACTGCAGTGTGGTTTTTcgtttgaagcagtgcgttcttctgtccgatcaaaggtccactcgcttggtcaacgcgcgtaaaaaattaataagtatgaaaaaaagacaacaagaactcatgaggttCACTTTGGGTCGTGTTACGGTTCACTTTCGGAAGTGTTGTGGTCCACTCTCGTTCGAAAAAAAGTTGAAAAGAAGACAACAAAAACTTGTGCGAGAAAGTTTATGTccgaaaagaaatcatgaagttcacttgactgttTGCTGTAGTGCGGTTTGTCGTTTGAAACAGCGCGTTCTTCTGTTTGATGAAATACACACGACGATTTTGgtctcgcgaaaaacagagtgtccgcttttcggtaaAATTAAAACCgcttttaaaccgtaaggaattagagagagtgttctacatgaaaaagttgtgtgttgttgatatctttccaatggcgtatgatttgaatcatttcgacctgcGGTTCAGAAAAATTTAGAAAAAAACCGCCGCTGCTACTCGTAGTCCGCCCCACGATTtctaaaattaacttaaaaccgtaagaaaTCTCAAAAACAttacaacatatgaaagttgcgcctcatccATAGATTTTCAACGGCGTATCGCACGCattgtttcgacaaacggttaaaaaactggagcgaaaacagtaccgaaaatttaaaaaaaaattgaaaagcagaattccgcgatttagtaaatttgaaactgctcttaaaacataacaaattagagaaaataatacttatgaaaaagatgcgcctcgacgatatctttccaacggtgtatcatttgcttcgttccgacaagcggtttagaagaaatcgtgaataaacgctcgctgccactcgtcatgggccgcaccaatttcgaaactgctcttaaaccgtgtgaaaTCTCGAAAAGGCTTCAACAtgccgaagttgcgcctaatccatagcttttcaacggtatattacacgcctggttctgataaacggttaaaaaattagagcgaaaacagtaccgaaaaaacaacgcgtgcagttttttccgacgagaagttcactcgtgtaaGTACTGctgcacacttggttcaaagaatgacgtgcacttgcgttgaccgtgcagtgcggaagtgttatcagaatagttattctgctaatattagcagaatagaccggctgataggatatatatatgaaaatgatcagaaaaataaaacctacaagatgaacattttttcagaggcaaaacagaaactaaaaaaacatttttctaaaaattcaaaataaatttcaaatttgaattcaaactttttggcATTATTTTCTTCTCGCATTTTTGGAGTTTCATGTTTGCTCCTCTGATACTTTTGCGCAAGTATTTGTCAGGtattttttgaaataaatttcaAATGCCAATTaaaatccaaattcaaataaaactcaaaatGCCTCTGAAATTCCAAATGCCACTCAAATTCAAACAacatgcatagatgcttagctagtaattgtaaaacattccaaattgaaaatttgggatgttacagagtgAGTCTCTCGAGTCCTGCAACTggaagccaaactcatacctttgaaccttgcctcatattcaaagacttggctttGAAGGTCGTGAATCTGGCTATGGAGGaaattgatttgctcgttgagg is a window of Triticum dicoccoides isolate Atlit2015 ecotype Zavitan chromosome 2B, WEW_v2.0, whole genome shotgun sequence DNA encoding:
- the LOC119363728 gene encoding uncharacterized protein LOC119363728, whose protein sequence is MISAAPKGVGSLHQPPGSTPHPAAMSRRRDFPAPGERPCSLMQHQVSVLSSFLKPMEEVQILADCSIDLHLLLLTLLPARWKNISVMCMVLMAWESANLHQSPKMIWEGRWRAGQKRRACSSLLSVL